A window of Juglans regia cultivar Chandler chromosome 7, Walnut 2.0, whole genome shotgun sequence contains these coding sequences:
- the LOC108986385 gene encoding WAT1-related protein At2g39510-like isoform X1, with protein MESLAKMYIRVKPFLAVTLLQSIYAGMEIIFKFALNQGMSLHVVIVYRYAVATVVTAPFAIVLDRKVRPKFTFSVFAKIFFLGLLEPVMDQSLYYTGMKYTTATFASAMCNILPAFAFLMAWICGLEKVSIRRLHSQVKILGTIVTVGGAMLMTLFSGPMLKLPWTNRNTHQESTKAANEQDHIKGGLMVIAGSACWSGFIILQAITLRSYPAELSLTALICLMGTVENTILALVIERGNPTAWSIHMDTKLLAALYGGIVASGIAYWLQGGIIKERGPVFVTAFGPLTMVLVAIMGSFILAEITSLGRVIGAVVIVGGLYLVVWGKSKDGHEHLITSTSDVDKAAAAAVPTTAQHMATTNHAITLTTTTSSNQDQIVVIDHPSENSSL; from the exons ATGGAATCCTTAGCAAAAATGTATATCCGGGTGAAGCCATTTTTGGCAGTAACTTTATTACAATCTATCTATGCAGGgatggaaataatttttaagtttgctCTAAACCAGGGGATGAGCCTACATGTAGTGATAGTCTACCGGTATGCAGTTGCTACTGTTGTCACTGCACCATTTGCTATTGTCTTGGATag GAAAGTAAGGCCCAAGTTTACCTTCTCTGTCTTTGCTAAGATCTTTTTCCTCGGTTTATTGGA GCCTGTAATGGACCAGAGCTTGTACTATACTGGGATGAAGTACACTACAGCAACTTTTGCATCTGCAATGTGCAATATTCTTCCAGCCTTTGCATTCTTAATGGCTTGGATTTGCGG GCTTGAGAAGGTGTCAATTAGGAGACTGCACAGCCAGGTAAAGATATTGGGGACTATAGTCACAGTCGGGGGAGCAATGCTTATGACTCTGTTTTCAGGACCCATGTTGAAATTGCCATGGACAAATAGAAATACCCACCAAGAATCTACGAAAGCTGCAAATGAGCAAGATCACATCAAGGGTGGTCTCATGGTTATAGCAGGTTCTGCCTGCTGGTCTGGTTTCATCATTCTCCAA GCAATTACACTGAGATCATATCCTGCAGAGCTTTCCCTTACAGCTTTGATATGCTTGATGGGCACAGTGGAAAATACCATACTTGCACTTGTAATTGAACGGGGCAACCCGACGGCCTGGTCGATCCACATGGATACCAAGCTCTTAGCTGCTCTATACGGC GGCATAGTAGCTTCAGGAATTGCATATTGGCTTCAAGGAGGGATAATAAAGGAAAGGGGACCAGTTTTCGTGACTGCCTTTGGGCCCCTGACTATGGTTCTCGTAGCAATTATGGGTTCGTTCATTCTAGCCGAGATAACATCCTTGGGAAG aGTTATTGGAGCGGTTGTGATTGTTGGTGGCCTATATCTGGTTGTATGGGGCAAAAGCAAAGACGGACATGAACACCTGATTACGAGTACGTCAGACGTCGATAAGGCGGCGGCAGCAGCAGTACCTACAACTGCCCAACATATGGCTACTACCAATCACGCCATAACGTTAACCACTACGACTTCTTCAAATCAAGATCAAATTGTGGTCATTGATCATCCGTCCGAGAACTCTAGCCtgtag
- the LOC108986385 gene encoding WAT1-related protein At2g39510-like isoform X2: MSLHVVIVYRYAVATVVTAPFAIVLDRKVRPKFTFSVFAKIFFLGLLEPVMDQSLYYTGMKYTTATFASAMCNILPAFAFLMAWICGLEKVSIRRLHSQVKILGTIVTVGGAMLMTLFSGPMLKLPWTNRNTHQESTKAANEQDHIKGGLMVIAGSACWSGFIILQAITLRSYPAELSLTALICLMGTVENTILALVIERGNPTAWSIHMDTKLLAALYGGIVASGIAYWLQGGIIKERGPVFVTAFGPLTMVLVAIMGSFILAEITSLGRVIGAVVIVGGLYLVVWGKSKDGHEHLITSTSDVDKAAAAAVPTTAQHMATTNHAITLTTTTSSNQDQIVVIDHPSENSSL, from the exons ATGAGCCTACATGTAGTGATAGTCTACCGGTATGCAGTTGCTACTGTTGTCACTGCACCATTTGCTATTGTCTTGGATag GAAAGTAAGGCCCAAGTTTACCTTCTCTGTCTTTGCTAAGATCTTTTTCCTCGGTTTATTGGA GCCTGTAATGGACCAGAGCTTGTACTATACTGGGATGAAGTACACTACAGCAACTTTTGCATCTGCAATGTGCAATATTCTTCCAGCCTTTGCATTCTTAATGGCTTGGATTTGCGG GCTTGAGAAGGTGTCAATTAGGAGACTGCACAGCCAGGTAAAGATATTGGGGACTATAGTCACAGTCGGGGGAGCAATGCTTATGACTCTGTTTTCAGGACCCATGTTGAAATTGCCATGGACAAATAGAAATACCCACCAAGAATCTACGAAAGCTGCAAATGAGCAAGATCACATCAAGGGTGGTCTCATGGTTATAGCAGGTTCTGCCTGCTGGTCTGGTTTCATCATTCTCCAA GCAATTACACTGAGATCATATCCTGCAGAGCTTTCCCTTACAGCTTTGATATGCTTGATGGGCACAGTGGAAAATACCATACTTGCACTTGTAATTGAACGGGGCAACCCGACGGCCTGGTCGATCCACATGGATACCAAGCTCTTAGCTGCTCTATACGGC GGCATAGTAGCTTCAGGAATTGCATATTGGCTTCAAGGAGGGATAATAAAGGAAAGGGGACCAGTTTTCGTGACTGCCTTTGGGCCCCTGACTATGGTTCTCGTAGCAATTATGGGTTCGTTCATTCTAGCCGAGATAACATCCTTGGGAAG aGTTATTGGAGCGGTTGTGATTGTTGGTGGCCTATATCTGGTTGTATGGGGCAAAAGCAAAGACGGACATGAACACCTGATTACGAGTACGTCAGACGTCGATAAGGCGGCGGCAGCAGCAGTACCTACAACTGCCCAACATATGGCTACTACCAATCACGCCATAACGTTAACCACTACGACTTCTTCAAATCAAGATCAAATTGTGGTCATTGATCATCCGTCCGAGAACTCTAGCCtgtag